The sequence CCTGACGGTCTTCGCCCTGTTCGGCCTCATCGTGGCCTGCGTGATCGCCCCGGCCCCCGACGTCCCCGGGGCCCGGCTCCGGCCCCGCCAGGACGAGCGGGAGGCCGCGCGTGAAGCCGAACGGGAGGCGCCCGTTTCATGAGCGCCGAGATCGTCCTCGACCTCTCCTCACCGGTCCCGCCGTTCGAGCAGCTGCGGGCTCGCATCACTGCCCTAGTCGACGACGGGTCCCTCACCCCGGGCTCTCGGCTTCCCTCGGTCCGGGCGCTGGCCGCGGACCTGGGGATCGCCGTCGGGACCGTGGCCCGGGCCTATCGGGAACTGGAGGCGGCCGGGTACGTGGTCTCCCGGCGCCGGCACGGCACGACGGTGGCGGAGGCGCCCCCGCGGCAGGGACCGGGAAGTACGCCGGGGAAGCAGGCGGGTCAGGAACGGGACTGGCCGGCCGACGTCGTGCAGGCCGCCGAGGACCTCGCGCGCCGGGCGGCAGCGGCGGGTTTCAGCCCTGAGGAGACGGTGGAACTGCTGACGGGGGTGGCCCGTAGAATGCACGGGTGAGCATCTCCACCCCGTATGAGGACCTGCTGGCCGATGTCATGGCCACCGGTGCCGCCAAGACAGACCGCACCGGCACCGGGACGCGCAGCGTGTTCGGCCGGCAGCTGCGGTACGACCTCGGCGCATCGTTCCCGTTGATCACCACCAAGCGCGTGCACTTCAAGTCCGTGGCACTCGAGCTGCTGTGGTTCCTGCGTGGCGATTCCAACGTCCGCTGGCTGCAGGAGCGCGGCGTCAAGATCTGGGACGAGTGGGCAGACGAGGACGGTGAACTGGGCCCGGTCTACGGCGTGCAATGGCGGTCCTGGCCCACCCCGGACGGCGGGCAGATCGACCAGATCGCGAAGGTCGTGGACTCCATCCAGACCACCCCGGACTCGCGCCGCCACCTGGTCACCGCGTGGAATCCGGCCGAGGTGGACGAGATGGCCCTACCGCCGTGCCACGCGATGTTCCAGTTCTACGTGGCCCCGCAGGAGAACGGCCCCGGGAAACTCTCCTGCCAGCTGTACCAGCGCTCGGCGGACCTGTTCCTCGGGGTGCCGTTCAACATCGCCTCCTACGCCCTGTTGACCGTCATGATGGCTCAGCAGACGGGACTGGAGCCGGGCGAGTTCGTCTGGACCGGTGGCGACTGCCACATCTATGACAACCACGTGGACCAGGTCACGGAGCAGCTCTCCCGGGAGCCGTTTCCCTACCCGCAGCTGAGGTTCAACCGGACCCCGGAGGACATCTTCAGCTACGCCCTCGAGGACTTCGAGCTGGTCGACTACCAGCACCACCCGACGATCAAGGCCCCCATTGCCGTCTGACAGTACCCCCATCCGCATCGGCATGATCTGGGCCCAGACCCCGGATCGCGTCATCGGCGCCGACGGCTCCATGCCGTGGCACCTGCCCGAGGACCTCGCCCACTTCAAGGACCGTACCCACGGCCACCCGGTCATCATGGGCCGGCGTACCTGGGACTCGTTCCCGGAGAAGTTCCGGCCCCTACCGGGACGCACGAACATCGTCGTCTCCCGGCGCCAGCAGTCGGCGGAGGTGATGCGGGCGGCGGGCGCCGTCGTCGTCCCCGGGTTCCAGGAGGCCCTCGAGGCCGCGAGCGAAGCGGACGGGCTGGACCTGATCTGGGTGATCGGCGGGGCCACGCTGTACGAGCAGGCGCTCGATGTGGCGACCCTGGCGGAGATCACCGTGATCGAGACCGACGCCGCCGGTGACACGTACGCCCCCGCACTGGACGGCCAATGGACCCGGACCTCTCTCGAGGAGCACCGCACCGACTCCGGGACCGGGTACCGCTTCGAACGGTGGGAACGCGCCCACGACGACCACGAGGACCGCTCATGAACGCGCTGCTGAACAAGACCACCCTGACGTTCATCGCCTTCGTCGCCTGCCCGATCCTGGGCCTGGTGACCGCCGTGATGGGACTGGTCATGATCTTCACGGACAACGTGGTGATGGGCGTCGTCTTCCTGGTGGTGCTCACCCAGGTGTTCATCTTCGGTGGGCTGTGGGCCACCCTGAAACGCAGGTCACTGACCGAGGACAGCTCCGGCCAGTAGACTGTGGGGCATGCTTTCCCCAGAATCAGCACTCCAGACCGCTTCCGACCCCGCCGCCAACCCCACGGTCGGCCTCATCGGCTGGCGCGGCATGGTTGGCTCCGTGCTCCTGCAGCGGATGGCCGAGGAGGGGGACTTCGAGCGCCTGAACCCGGTGTTCTTCTCCACCTCCGCCGCCGGTCAGCCTGCGCCTGCCGTGGAAGGACTGAAGGGCGATGCGGGGCTCCTGCAGGACGCCTATGACATCGAGACGCTGGCCAAGCTGCCCGTCATCCTCACCACTCAGGGCGGCGGCTACACCTCCGAGGTCTACCCCAAGCTGCGCGCCGCGGGCTGGAACGGGATCTGGATCGACGCCGCCTCGACGCTGCGCATGGAGGACTCCTCCATCATCGTGCTCGACCCGGTGAACCGGAACGTCATCGACGCCGGCCTGGCCTCGGGCGTCAAGGACTTCGTGGGCGGCAACTGCACCGTCTCCTGCATGCTCATGGGCTTGGGCG comes from Citricoccus muralis and encodes:
- a CDS encoding GntR family transcriptional regulator translates to MSAEIVLDLSSPVPPFEQLRARITALVDDGSLTPGSRLPSVRALAADLGIAVGTVARAYRELEAAGYVVSRRRHGTTVAEAPPRQGPGSTPGKQAGQERDWPADVVQAAEDLARRAAAAGFSPEETVELLTGVARRMHG
- a CDS encoding thymidylate synthase; this encodes MATGAAKTDRTGTGTRSVFGRQLRYDLGASFPLITTKRVHFKSVALELLWFLRGDSNVRWLQERGVKIWDEWADEDGELGPVYGVQWRSWPTPDGGQIDQIAKVVDSIQTTPDSRRHLVTAWNPAEVDEMALPPCHAMFQFYVAPQENGPGKLSCQLYQRSADLFLGVPFNIASYALLTVMMAQQTGLEPGEFVWTGGDCHIYDNHVDQVTEQLSREPFPYPQLRFNRTPEDIFSYALEDFELVDYQHHPTIKAPIAV
- a CDS encoding dihydrofolate reductase; translation: MPSDSTPIRIGMIWAQTPDRVIGADGSMPWHLPEDLAHFKDRTHGHPVIMGRRTWDSFPEKFRPLPGRTNIVVSRRQQSAEVMRAAGAVVVPGFQEALEAASEADGLDLIWVIGGATLYEQALDVATLAEITVIETDAAGDTYAPALDGQWTRTSLEEHRTDSGTGYRFERWERAHDDHEDRS
- a CDS encoding NF038396 family protein codes for the protein MNALLNKTTLTFIAFVACPILGLVTAVMGLVMIFTDNVVMGVVFLVVLTQVFIFGGLWATLKRRSLTEDSSGQ